Within the Pseudanabaena sp. FACHB-2040 genome, the region GTGCTTACGTGGGCTTTCTGGCGGACGAGGGAGAGCGGATTCGTGAGGTCTACCCGCCTGATACCTATGCACGACTGGTAGCGCTCAAGAACCAGTATGACCCGACCAATCTGTTTCATCGCAATCAGAACATCAAACCCACCGCTACCCCAGCGATGCTTGTTACCTCAGTGAATTCATAACGCTGCCTTTACCCCTAAAACAATCTAAAACAATGAGCACTCAATTTAACCAAGACAACGTTGCAATTGTCGGACGGAGCGAGAACCTCGATTGGTTCGATACAATGGCCGGCGAGCAGATGACTATCCGCGTACACAGCAAAGACGTTAACGGGGCTTTCACCATTATTGAGGTGGATGTTCCACCGTTCTCAGGCCCTCCACTCCACTATCACGAAGATAGGGAAGAGATCTTTGAAGTCCTTGAAGGCAGATTTCGCTTTCACTGCGCAGGTGAAGAGTTTGAGGTCGGACCCGGAACCTCGGTTGTTGTGCCGCGTAACACCGTGCATGGATGGGTGAATCTTGGACCTGGGAGAGCTCGGTTGCTCGGCACTTTTGTCCCTGGTGGAATTGACGAATTCTTCCCTCTAATTGGTCAAACGCCGCCCGCAGGTTGGACAGATCTTGCACGCCAGCACGACACTTGGATCGTTGGAGCGCCCCTTTCTGCTCAGTAGTGCGCAACGAACCTTGAGTGGAATCGAAGCAAATGAACATGATGCGGAGACGGCAAGTGTAAGGCATCGAAAATCATAGTCTCGTGCTTTAGGAATTCATTTGCCATCCTGGGTCTTCGTAAACGTTTAGCGGCGCGGCAGGTCGTGAGATAACCGTCTCATCGGTTTGCTGCGCCTGCTACAGAGGATGCTTCTGAGTGCCGCTCTCCTGCTTGAGAAGATTAGGCAATGATCTGCAAGGTCTGTGTATTTAGAACCTTTTGCCCAGAGCCTACTATGAACCCATGCCCGAAAGGCAATGCAAGGATAAGGCAATAAAGGAGATAGACCAATGACTCAGAAAACATGGTTCATTACAGGTGCTTCCCGTGGAATTGGGGCCGAAATCGCAAAAGCCGTTTTGGCTGCAGGAGACCGACTAATTGCGACCGCTCGCAGAAAGTCTGACCTGGATCAATTCGAGTCAAACCCCAATACCTTGACGCTCAGCCTAGATATTACCGATGAGGCTCAAGTACAGGCGGCAGTTGCAGCCGGACTAGAACGCTTTGGGCAGATTGATGTACTAGTCAACAATGCTGGATTCGGCGTACTGGGTGGCATTGAAGAAACCAGTGCAGAAGAGGTTGAACGGGTCTATCGCACCAATGTCTTCGGGCTGTTGAATATGACCCGTGCTGTATTACCCAACATGCGCCAGCGCCGCTCGGGACACATCATTAACCTATCGTCGATTGGGGGCTACCGCTCGACTCCAGGGTGGGGCGTCTACTCTTCAACTAAGTTTGCAGTTGAGGGCATCACAGAAGCGCTGCATGATGAATTAGCGCCCCTGGGCATCCACGCGACTGTAGTCGAGCCGGGGTACTTCCGAACCGGCTTTCTCGATGGCAGCTCGCTCCAGCGCACTGCAGAGATTCCTGATTACGCAGAGACGGTCGGTAAAGTTCGCAAAATCGCCTCCCAACTGAGTTATCAACAGCCGGGAGACCCCACCAAGCTGGCCCAAGCGATGCTTCAGCTCGCCAATGCTGACACGCCACCGCTACGGTTGCCGCTCGGGACAGACACCCTTCGAGCCATTGCCCAGAAAAACGCTTATGTCGAGCAGGAAACGGCGCAATGGCGCGCTCTAGCTGAATCTACTGATTACAGATAGCAGGCGCAGGCGGGTGAGGAAGGGTAGCGAATGAATGCTTTCAAGTTCTCGGTGGCGGCATTGCATCCTACCGAGGACTTGGGCACATAGCGACCGAGCTCACCTTCTCACATCACGATTGCAATCCATCCTTTTCTAATCAGCGCCCTGATTGACATATCTCAGAAATAAGCAGGTAAGTAGCAATGCACAAAAGAACTGCTAGTTTTGACAGTAAAGGGTTGAAGTGTTCCGTCACCTTTTACACTCCGGATCAAGCTGCATCTGGTCAACGTTATCCTGCTATTGTCATGGCGCATGGCATTGGCTTGACCAAAGAGATGGGCCTGCCACAGTTTGCTGAGCGCTTCGCTCAAGCTGGGTTCGTTGTCACACTGTTCGACTATCGCTACATCGGTGCCAGTGAGGGAGAGCCTCGTGGGCAAATGCTCCCGACCGAGCAGCACGAAGATTACCGCAATGCTATCACCTGGACTCAACTCCAACCTGAAGTTGACCCCAATCGCATCGGTGTTTGGGGCTTCTCTTATAGCGGTGGTCATGTGCTGCATCTGGCGGCATTTGATCGGCGCGTGAAAGCTGTAGTAGCCCAGATGCCGACAGTGAATCTTTTTCTCAGCTCCCGTCGCCTGACTTCACCCCTTGGCCTCGATGAACTCACAACGTTGCTTTCACAAGACCGCATCAAACGGTATCAAACTGGGGAAGTGAGCTACTTTCCCCTAGTTGCCTCACCCGGACAACCGAGCTTTCTGCCAACACCCGATGCTTTCCTCTGGGTTGAATCCGCTAAAAGCGCTAGTGAAGGACGATGGGAGAATCGCATCACCTTTGAATCGATCGAGCATTGTCTCTATTACGAACCCGTTTCCCACCTCGAGGCGATCTTTCCCACTCCGCTATGTCTGATTGCAGGCGATAAGGATTTTCTTGCACCTCCTGATTTAACTGCCGCTGTCTATGCCCATGCGATGGAGCCGAAGTCCTTCACAATTTTGAAAGGTGGACACTTCGACGGTTTTCAGGGAAAGGGCTTCGAGATTGCCAGCGCATCTGCCGTGAAGTGGTTTGAGAAATATCTGGAACAGGTTGAGGCTCCTGTCTTGGAAGTTATTGCTGCTTAATGACTTAACGATTTATGCGAGCCATTTTGGGTACCTTGCCAATGTTGTCTTGTCTACCCTGCCTCAGACCAACCGCAAACGCCTGGTCTGAATACTAGGTCAAATGCTGGAGAGCCAGATGGCTATAGCAACCGGCAAGGAGCAGGGCAATGAAGCACAAGGATGAGCCTTTGGGATGGCGTTCAGAGAAGATCCAGTCCGATCATTTAGAGCGACTGGCTGTGGTTTGTGTGCGTCAGTCAACGTTACAGCAAGTTCCAGACCACCAAGAGTCTACTCGACTTCAGTATGGCTTAGTGTATCGAGCAGATAGCGAAGGATTCTCACAAGAAAATCGCGCTCACATATCGTGGGATTTTGGAGGATCGAGTGATATAAGCCTCTAATTCTCGCACAGCAAGATTTTCGGCTTTTTTCTAATAGTCATTTATTATGAGCATATAGACTCTTTTCAACAACTTATTCGTCGTGCGGATGGGGCGAACGCTCCGGGTTTTCGGTGTTCTTGCTCAATGAAGCAAGGGCAAGCGGATTCAAACAACATACTGCAACGTCGCATTTTGGAGATTATCCATGTTGAAGCATCTAACCTTTGCAACAATAGGAGCAACTATTGTTGCTCTTGGTCTCGGAAACACAGCCCTTGCTGCGACCTTTGAAATAATTGCAAGTGATTTAGATAACCCTAGAGGATTAACCATTGGATCGAATGGTTCTCTTTACATAACTGAAGCAGGACGGGGTGGTACAGGACCGTGCATTCCCTCCCCAGCCAATCCAACTGCATCAGTTTGTTACGGTTCAACAGGAGCACTTACCCGCATTGAAAATGGCACAGTGTCTAGAGTCGTAACCGGATTGCCATCATTAGCGGCACCCGATGGTAGTGAGGCACTAG harbors:
- a CDS encoding cupin domain-containing protein, which gives rise to MSTQFNQDNVAIVGRSENLDWFDTMAGEQMTIRVHSKDVNGAFTIIEVDVPPFSGPPLHYHEDREEIFEVLEGRFRFHCAGEEFEVGPGTSVVVPRNTVHGWVNLGPGRARLLGTFVPGGIDEFFPLIGQTPPAGWTDLARQHDTWIVGAPLSAQ
- a CDS encoding oxidoreductase, yielding MTQKTWFITGASRGIGAEIAKAVLAAGDRLIATARRKSDLDQFESNPNTLTLSLDITDEAQVQAAVAAGLERFGQIDVLVNNAGFGVLGGIEETSAEEVERVYRTNVFGLLNMTRAVLPNMRQRRSGHIINLSSIGGYRSTPGWGVYSSTKFAVEGITEALHDELAPLGIHATVVEPGYFRTGFLDGSSLQRTAEIPDYAETVGKVRKIASQLSYQQPGDPTKLAQAMLQLANADTPPLRLPLGTDTLRAIAQKNAYVEQETAQWRALAESTDYR
- a CDS encoding alpha/beta fold hydrolase, coding for MHKRTASFDSKGLKCSVTFYTPDQAASGQRYPAIVMAHGIGLTKEMGLPQFAERFAQAGFVVTLFDYRYIGASEGEPRGQMLPTEQHEDYRNAITWTQLQPEVDPNRIGVWGFSYSGGHVLHLAAFDRRVKAVVAQMPTVNLFLSSRRLTSPLGLDELTTLLSQDRIKRYQTGEVSYFPLVASPGQPSFLPTPDAFLWVESAKSASEGRWENRITFESIEHCLYYEPVSHLEAIFPTPLCLIAGDKDFLAPPDLTAAVYAHAMEPKSFTILKGGHFDGFQGKGFEIASASAVKWFEKYLEQVEAPVLEVIAA